Genomic segment of Ralstonia pickettii:
GGCCACCGAGCTGCGCAAGCTCGGCGCCGAAGTCGAAGAGGGCGCAGACTACATTCGCGTGACGCCTCCGTCGCAATGGACGCTGCCGGCCGGCGGCATCGACACCTACGATGACCATCGCATGGCGATGGCCTTTTCGCTGGCGGCCTTCGGTCCGGTGTCAGTGCGGATCAACGACCCCCGTTGCGTCGGCAAGACGTTCCCGGAGTATTTCACGGCCTTCGGCGGCATCACCGCTTGAATCGCAATTAACCGCCTGCATTTTCATCATGTCCGACACCGCTGCTTCCATGCCCTACCCGGTCATCACCATTGACGGCCCGACCGCATCCGGCAAGGGCACGGTCGCTCACCAAGTTGCTGACCTCCTTGGTTTTCATCTGCTGGACAGCGGGTCGCTGTACCGACTGGTGGCCCTCGAAAGCATGCGCGAGAACGTCGATGACCACGACGTTGAAAATCTCGTGCGTATCGCCCGCGAACTGGATGTGCGCTTTAAGGCGGATCGCATCTGGCTCAAGGGCGAAGATGTGAGCTTGGCCCTGCGCCATGAGTCCGTGGGCAATCAAGCTTCGGCCATCGCCGTGCACGGCGCCGTGCGTGAGGCGCTCCACGCACGTCAGCGGGCCTTCTTGGAAGCCCCCGGTCTCGTGGCCGACGGCCGGGACATGGGCACCGTGGTTTTCCCCGAAGCGGTGCTTAAGGTGTTCCTGACGGCAAGTGTGCAGGCACGCGCCGAGCGGCGCTATAAACAATTGATTGCAAAGGGTTTTTCTGCTATAGTGGAAAGTCTTTCGCAGGACTTGGAGGCGCGTGATTTGCGGGATCGCACCCGCAGTGTCGCACCGCTGCGTCCGGCGCAAGATGCGCGGCAACTGGATTCGTCCGACATGACGGTCGATGAAGTCGTCGCGCAGGTACTGGACTGGTACCGTCAGGTGCAGGGCGCCAACAAGGCAAACTGACCCGGCTGAACTG
This window contains:
- the cmk gene encoding (d)CMP kinase; the protein is MSDTAASMPYPVITIDGPTASGKGTVAHQVADLLGFHLLDSGSLYRLVALESMRENVDDHDVENLVRIARELDVRFKADRIWLKGEDVSLALRHESVGNQASAIAVHGAVREALHARQRAFLEAPGLVADGRDMGTVVFPEAVLKVFLTASVQARAERRYKQLIAKGFSAIVESLSQDLEARDLRDRTRSVAPLRPAQDARQLDSSDMTVDEVVAQVLDWYRQVQGANKAN